Genomic window (Helianthus annuus cultivar XRQ/B chromosome 3, HanXRQr2.0-SUNRISE, whole genome shotgun sequence):
ATAACTCGCACTTCTATGCCATTCTctattattcattgtgatttatGGACGTCACCTGTTACAAGCACTTCTGGTTATAAATTTTATATGGTATTAGTCGATGACTTCACTCAATATGCATGGGTTTACCCTTTAAAATTCAAGTCTGAAACTTTTACTAAATTCACACATTTTCATGCATTTGTTCAAACTCAATTCAAGTTAAAAATCCAACAATTTCAATGTGACATGGGCGGGGAATTTCACAATAAAATTTTTCTCGATTTTGCTGCTCAACAAGGAATGCAATTTCGTTTCTCATGTCCCCACACGTCTCAGCAGAATGGTAAATCCGAACGCATAATTCGTGGCCTAAACGACATCATGCTTTCCCTTCTTCTCCACGCCTCCCTACCCTCAAAATATTGGGTTGAAGCCATTCACACAGCTTGTTACTTGCATAACATTTTACCAACCAAAACCCTCCAAAACAACACCCCCTGTTCAGTTCTTTACCAACGCCACCCGTCTTATGAACACCTACGGGTATTTGGGTCGGCTTGTTACCCTAACGAGTCTGATACTCATCCTAACAAACTGCATCCCCGATCCTCTCTTTGCGTCTTCTTTGGTTACCCTGCCAACTATCGTGGCTATCGTTGCCTCAAAATCTCCACGGGAAAAGTAATTTTCTCCCGCCATGTCACGTTTAATGAAACATTCTTCCCCTTATCCAACTCTCCTGACCCAAAAACTTCCCCGACCTTCTGTGATGACCCACCTTTACACTTCACCTTTAATCATCCACCAACCCAACCTAACGGCCCACAACCCAGCCCCACACCTTCTGCCTCCCCACCCGGCCCACAACCCAGCCCCCCATCTCCTACTGTCCCATCGTCTCACCCACATAGCCCACCCCCTCTCCGGTCCAGGCCCACTCATTTCCCCAATCTACAGCCCAAACCCCACAAACCCAAACCCAAGCTGGCCACACCACCCAGCCACCACCCGCTCAATCTACTACTCAACCTACTCACCCAATGGTAACTCGGGCCCATGATGGTATTTCCAAACCGCGAGTTCCTCTTAACCTTTCCACCGTCTCAACCAATATCTCACCTCTACCAAAATCTCACCTCTCGGCCCTTCAGGATCCGAATTGGAACGATGCTATGTCCACTGGATACAAAGCTTTATTGGAGAATAACACGTCGGATCTTGTAACCAGACCCGCCTCGGTCCCTGTTATTCTATGCATGTGGTTATTTAAGCATAAGTTTcatgctgatggaaaattggaaCGTCATAAAGCATGACTGGTTGTTAATGGTAAAAGCCAGACTGTAGGAATTGACTGTGATGAGACATTTAGTCCGGTTGTCAAACCGACCACCATACGAACTGTGCCCAGTCTCGCCGTTTCCCAGTCTTAGCCTGTTCACCAGCTTGATGTGAAGAACGTCTTTCTCCATGGTAGTCTGAAAGAAATAGTGTACATGCACCAGCTACCAGGATTTGTGGACCAACATCATCCGGGTTTTGTTTGCAGGTTAAATAAATCTTTATACGGGTTAAAACATGCGCCTCGTGCTTGGTATCAACGCTTTTCTTCATTCATTCAGAAATGTAGCTTCAAGAGTAGCGTTTGTGATACTTCTTTATTTGTTTATCAGAATGGTCCTAATATGGCTTACTTATTACTATATGTAGACGACATTATTCTCACAGCTTCTGATTCGGTCTTACTCAAAAAGCTGATTGATACTCTGAAAGCAGAATTTGCTATGACAGATCTTGGCGTCTTACATCATTTTTTGGGACTCAAAGTCGAACATAAAAATGGGGGTCTTTTTCTCTCGCAGTCATCCTATGCTGCTGACATTTTGGCTCGCGCAAACATGACCACCTTCAAACCATGCTCAACACCGGTGGAAATCGGTTCCAAATTAAGTGCCTCCTCAGGGTCTCCAGCTGTTGATGGCACTTTGTATCGTAGCCTGGCTGGTGCACTACAGTATCTTACTATCACCAGGCCCGAAATATCTTATGCAGTCTAGCAGGTTTGTCTCTTTATGCATGACCCTCGTGAGCCTCACCTCCAGTTTCTTAAGCGTATTCTGCGCTACGTTAGAGGTACTCTTGATTTCGGCTTACACCTTTCCTCGTCTCGATCGACCACTCTCACCGTGTACTCTGATGCTGATACGGGCGGATGTCCAGACTATAGACGTTCGACATCCGGATTTTGTGTTTATTTGGGGGATAATCTCATATCATGGCGTTCCAAGCGTCAACCCACCATTGCTCGCTCAAGTGCCGAAGCCGAATATCGGGGTGTGgctaactgtcacaccccaaccgatggcggaatcatcgaggcgcggcactgagcgaaacagattgttcaaagaaattccataacaactattattaccgaatagtttaaatatcacgccccataccgtgacccataagataaatttagttattacagacatagatatcccttaaacaaaacatgttccgacaactcagatttaaacacataaatataaattgtcttggtttctagactctttcctagcctcgatttcacagcagagtaagcaagtaagcatccta
Coding sequences:
- the LOC110931397 gene encoding uncharacterized mitochondrial protein AtMg00810-like, translated to MAYLLLYVDDIILTASDSVLLKKLIDTLKAEFAMTDLGVLHHFLGLKVEHKNGGLFLSQSSYAADILARANMTTFKPCSTPVEIGSKLSASSGSPAVDGTLYRSLAGALQYLTITRPEISYAV